The window TCCTTGCTCTTATCGCTCCGGCTACCACGAAGTCGTGCCTTCGCTGGATGGTCTATGTGAGAAAGCGCATTTCGTTATCAGGGATGAGACATACAACCTGGAATGCCATAAATAAATCGATTGAATGTGATCAACGAATGTCCCAATATATGAGGAGTGAATTGGAATTCCCACTAATACCGCTTCGACGCTTTGTGGATGCCTCCCGCGATAAGCCGGAAAGGAGAGCACTTGGGAGGGATTGAATTGTATCCCTTCTTGCTCTTATCGCTCCGGCTACCACGAAGACGCGCCTTCGCTGAATGGTCTATCTGAGAAAGAGCATTTCGTTAACTGTGATGAAATCTGCAACCTGGAGTGCATCTTTCTTGACTATAAGTAGTATCAAATAGGAATTTCCTTATAATCTCGCCATATACATTTCAAAATCACATTTTTCTCGGTAATGAACACCCTAGCGTAGGCGCGGCAAAGGCATCCTGAAAGAGCCAAGCGTTCTACAATCCACTTCCCGAATTACAACTCTCTCATTATTAAGCGCCACAGCAGATTCAAAGGGATTCTTTAATTCAACTATATAGTGTTTGATCAGAAGTTTTTCTGTGAATTTCTTTAGATTCATTAATCATAATGTGTATGAAAAATCCCCCTCGTCTACTAAAAATAATAGGGGAGGGGGAGACCTATCTTTTTAGGGATTCTACTTAAGAATTAACGCTCAAGCTCTCTGTAACCTGTTTCTGCTTTAAACCTTACTTCGGCATAAGAAACCTCATCGGCTTCATGTTTCTTAGATGAAACGAGTGTACCAATAATTGCTGCTAGGAATCCTGCTGGAACTGAAATAATTGCGGGATTCGCATACGGGAAAATCGGCTGCCCAACAAAGAACGCTGCTCCTTCTATAGGATTAATAACACTCGGGCTTAATGCAACAAGAACAAGTGCGACAATTAAGCCGGTTAACATTGAAGCGACTGCGCCTGTTGTATTGAATTTTTTCCAATAAATCGTAAAGAGAATTGTAGGGACATTCGCAGAGGCGGCGATACAGAATGCGAGTGACACAAGAAACGCGACATTCAATTTTTCCGCACCGAGTGCTAAAATAATAGAGACAACCGCAACAGCAATTGCAGCATATCTTGCAGCATTTACTTGCTGTTTCTCTGTTACTTTTCCTTTTTTTATAATTTCTCCATAAATATCATGTGCAATTGCTGATGCACCTGATAATACTAGTCCGGCAACAACTGCAAGAATAGTTGCAAATGCAACAGCTGCAACAAATGACTCTAATGCTGAACCGCCTAACACACCCGCGAGCATTGGGGCGGCCATGTTCCCGGCAGCATTTTCAGCAATAATCGCATCCACGCCAACAAATTTAGCTGCACCGAATCCGAGGAAAATGGTTAGAACGTAGAATATCCCAATAATCCAAACCGCGTAAATAACAGAAGACCTAGCTGTTTTTGCATCTTTTACAGTAAAGAAACGCATTAAGATATGCGGCAATCCAGCTGTACCTAAAACGAGTGCAATTAGAACGGATATTAGACCAATCGGATCTTTATAAATTATTCCAGAATGCAAGAAGGCGTCACCATGGGGCGTTGCCGTCCTCATGGCATCAAACATACCAATAAAGTTGAAATTAAACTTTAATAGAACGAGGAACGAAATAATAATGGTTCCTACCATAAGCAAGATTGCTTTAACAATTTGAACCCAACTTGTTGCAGTCATACCGCCGAATAATACATAGATTGTCATCATGACACCTACGATGAGTACTGCGACCCAATAGTCGATTCCGAGAAGTAATTTAATAAGTGCCCCAGCACCTACAAGCTGGGCAAGCATGTAAAATAAAACAATCGTTATTGTATTTAATGCCGCCGCGCCTCGGACTTTTTTTGCTCCGAAACGTGATCCAATCATATCGGCCATAGTAAATTTCCCGAGATTACGAAGGGGCTCAGCGATTAGAAATAAAACTACCAGATAAGCTACTAAAAAACCTATACTATAGTAGAAACCATCAAAACCACTTAAGGCAATTGCCCCTGCAATTCCAAGGAATGACGCAGCAGACAAGTAGTCCCCAGCGATTGCCATTCCGTTTTGCCAACCGGTTAATGACCCTCCAGCAGTGTAAAAATCACTCGCAGTTGCTGTTTGTTTTGCAGCCCAGTATGTAATTCCAAGTGTTAGTGCAATTACTGCAACGAAAATTAATATTGATATGATATTATCCAAATGCAGCTACCCCCTTTATTTAAAAACATTTTTTTTCAAAATTTCTTCCACATCTTTATCGAAGCTTTTCGCTTTATTCATATAGATGGATGTTAATAGCCATACCATTACGAACATTAATAATGAATACACCCATGTCCAAGTCATCCAACCGATGGCTCGGTTCTCAAGTATGGTTGTGTATCCTGTCAGAATGGGTAATGTAAAAAAGGCAACAAAAAAGAAAATAATGTATGGGGTAGAGAAGTTTCTTTTCCGCTTTATTAAACTTTTAAATTCCGGAGTGTTGATAATTTTTTCATAATCCAATTCCATTTTCACTTGGCCTTTTTTTGAACTTTTACTCACGATTTCATCCCCTTTTTTAGTGAATTATTGAAAACTGATAGCTCATTAGAGTGTTTAACCTCCTTTTAAATAAAAACATTTTCTTGTCTTTTGAGAATTATTCCAAAACTAGGAAAATATGAGGATTTTGCGACATATTAACTTACATTACCAAAAATTCTGTCGATATACAAGCACTTTTCAGAATAGTTTAAATTCATATATCGGTTAGACGGTTACAGGTTTGAGAAGCAAAATTAATCCCCACCTAATTTGAAAAATTAATAGAGTAGTATAAAAAAATAACACGAAGAAGCGTACCCAAAGGGCGCCCTTTCTCGTGTTATTTTATTCAAAGTTATGAGTAGTGTTTGACAACAACTTATCTACTTCAACTATGAATATCTATTAAATGGGTAATTCATTATCTACAATTCCTTTTTACTCGCCCATTATAAGCATTCTCAACATTTTCTTGTCTCTAAGGTACGTTATTTGCTCTATTCCATCAGGACGAAGAATCGCTATACCTGTGATTTCCGCATTAATTTTATCTTTGCCATTTTTTATATAATCAATGTTAACGGTAAAGTAATAATTCGTTGGGGTATCCTTACTTTGTTCTATATCGATTTTACTAACGGTTGTTTGATAATCGTATTTGTCAGCCGCTAAGTGGAACACTAATGTTTGACCTCTCGAAACAAGTTGATCGTAACCACTTTCAGAAAAATATGGTCCATAGTTATCCTTTAAATATGCGTTATACTCCTTACTCAATGGTCCGCTCTCCTGCTTCTGTTCTTCAAACCACTTCCACAGGTCATTTTGTGCTTTTATGGCTCCTTTATTTGGAGTATTCAAGTCATACTCCAAATAAGCTTGAATAAGTTCTTTGTTTTTATCATGTGGTTCATCTTGAGAACAGCCTCCAAGTATGAGGCACATAAGAACAAAAGATATGGCAACCCCTATTTTTCCGCGAGAGATCCTCTTTGTGACGAAAGGTATACGATTCCAACGTGAGTTATGAGACATAATTTCACTCGCCTCCCTTTTCCTTTTTTTACCTACTCTTTATACGGATAGCACACAATAAAAGTTTCGTTTTTCTAACTATTCCATTTTTTGGTTATGAAGAGAGGTCGCGTTCCTGTATTATATGATTTATGGAAAGTGTATCCACCGGTTATTTGACTTTAACTATAGAATATCCTTTATTCTGATTACCTTATCAGTTATAACTAATTGTCGAGTTAGTGTGGACTTGTTCTTAATTAATGATTTAAAAAGAAAGGGAAAATTATAGTACAATCTTAAAATGGTATAATGTATCGCTTATAAAACAATATTCTAAACTAACTGTACAACAGCTGTTGTACAATATGAAATATATATTAAAATTGGTGCTATTTTGTATGCTGGAATTAAAGTAAGACTTTCATAACAATAAAAAGTATCTATTTACAAGTGTGGCCAAGTATACTGATTTGTTTGTTATGTTCCTCACAAGACAACCTGTTAGTCGAAATTCTTACTCTTTTTTTACTTAAATTATCTTTGTTCTTGAGTTAACTAACTACGGTGCCAGTTACTTGTGTGAGAAATTAATGTGGATTTTCAAACTACAAAAATAATTTTGGGTACAGGTAGGACTAATTTAATCTGAAGTACAAGGTTCTGATGAAAAACTAAATTATTTTAGGCGCTGGTACATAAAACGGAGGGATAATAAATTGATTTTACACACAACGATTGTAGGAAATGGCGGGCCGATTGTATTTCTTCACACAGGCTTGCAAACCGGGAGTACTGATTTCGAATACCAAAGGGAACATTTCAAAGAGAATTACAAAGTCATCATGCCAGACTTACGGGGCCATGGAAAATCTAAAGTGGATCAAATAGATATTCTACACTTCTTCGAAAATTCAGTAGTTGATTTAGTTGATACTCTCAATCATCTAGAAGTCAAAAAAGCCCATATCGTAGGTGCCTCTCTGGGAGCACTCGTGGGCTTGGTATTCATAAAGAGATACCCAGACAGAGTTAAGAGTTTGACGCTATCAGGCGTAACTTCTGAAAAACCATCTAATTGGGCTGAGTTACAACGTGTTGATGCTAGCATGCAAATGGCGATTCTGGAAAATGAAGACGCCGTAAATTATTTCAATGGAATACATTTATCCGACTGGCAAAGTTTTATCAGAACCTCCCAAGAGCATGATTGGTATCCATTCGAAGAAACAAGCGAAGTTTCAAGTATTCAATGCCCGGCTTTAATTATAGTAGGAGAAGATAAGAAACATGAAGTAATTGGGGCATTAAAATATCAAGCAATGAATGAGCTGTTCCATGTAGCAATTGTTCCATTTGCCTCTCATTTAGTTCATAGTGAACAGCCCGAAATCTACACTGCAATTTTGGATAAATTCCTTGACTCTATTGCAAATAGAGACCGCTAATTTAAAATTTACAGGAATTTATGATTTTAGTAGCGGGCAGTTTAATAATGAGGTAGTGCAATAGATGTAATGGAGTGAAAACTGTATAGTAATCAGTACGATGAACGGACGTACATAAATAAATTTTTAACGAGAGTGAGTTGAAGCGAGTGGACAGTGTAACCAAATCCTACTTCGAAAACCTGGAAGCAAAGGACAAAGATATTCAAATTGAAGCATATAATAATATTATTGCAGCTACAAAAGAAGAGGTGGACTGGGCTTATGAAGTTTGGGACCAATTAAAGGGATGGCTGACAGATACCGATAATCACAGAAGATCCAGGGCAGCTCAGTTCCTAGCTGGTCTTGCGAAAAGTGATCCTGAAAAACGCATAGTAGGCGATTTTTCAGCGTTATGGGAAGTGACCAGAGATCCAAAATTTGTTACTGCCCGTCATAGCTTGCAATCGATATGGAAAGTCGGGTTAGCTGGAAAGGAACAAAAGGAAATGGTGATTAATCATATAGTGGATCGCTTTCAAAACGGTGCGGATGAAAAACATTACACCTTGATTCGATTTGATATGATTCAAGGCTTGAAAAATTTATATGATGTATTAAAAGAGGAAGAAATTAAACAACTAGCAATGGATTTGATTGAGACAGAAGAAGATATCAAATACCGTAAGAAGTATATGACTGTATGGAAATGAAGAGTCTAGAGTAAACTTCCAAAAAATCTGTGTTCACAATCGAAAGGTAATTAAAAGTACCTGGCTGGCACAATTTCGAATTGTGTTAGTACCAAGTACTTTTTTGATGTCCATTGATAGTCATTTGTGACAAGTAACTTAAACTACTAGCATCCATCTAATTCCTAATATGTTGACGAAACCCCAAATAGTATCCAAAAGTGTTATAATTAGAGTTAAATCAAATCGGGTTTTATCAATTAATTTCTCGAATTAGAGGAGGGCTTTAAACAAAGATGAAGAAAATACGCACACTGTTTTTCGCTCTAGCATTGACAGTAGCTTTGCCAATGTCAGCTACGATTGTATTAGCAGCTAACGAGGCAGAAGGTCAAGCTGTTAAGTCAGAAGACATCACGACTGTCGTGAAGTTTACGGATATTCCAAATAGCCACTGGGCGAAAAATGAAGTTATGCAACTTGTAGAAATGGGTATCATGAAGGGTTACGGCGATATGCAGTTTCGACCTGACGTAGCAATAACTGTTGGGGAGGCTGCACAATCTTTTACAAAAGTGGGATATGAATCCTTAATCAAAGACGTGGCAAGCAATTCGCTTGGGATGGATGAACCTCTAACACGTCAGCAAATGGAGTCGGCATTAATACGCGCATTCAATTTGCAAGGTAGTGAACTAATCGATTGGCCAAGCCTTACTTCATTGGATAAAGGGAGTGTTGGTATAGTTCCCAAATACGGAACGATGCCAGGCACAGAGAATGGTCTGTTCAATCCAGAAACAACGGTCGACCGTGCTACTTTTGCGGTGGTTCTGCATCAAGGACTTGTAGAAAATGGTAACATTGAAACCATCAAAAAGTATGCGTTAACTAATTTAAAGCTGTCGCCTAATTTTATTCGAATTCCCTCTACTGTTCATTTAATGAAGGTGTCATTTGATGAACATCCGATTTACTTAAGATCAGCAGAGGATATCCTTTTCACGAATCATACGAGAATTGATAATACGTTTTCACGAGATAATATTTACACATATAATGTCGGAGAACAAGGTGCAATAATAGAGCTAACGGTGCGTTCTTTTGATAATGGGGATTACTTCTTGTTTTCGAAAATTAACAATCCTACTGAATCTGCTGTAACGGTTGATGTTATTCAAAAAGAAAATGAAGTTGCTTCATTTGAGTTAAACCGTTATGACCGCTACAAGATTAAACGTAATGAAGAAGATGTCTTTGGCAGTGACACAACGTCCTATCCAACAGGCTTACTGCGTTTTGTAAAGCAAGACGGGTCAGTGAAAGAGCGGATGGTCGGACAGTCATATTTATCGAAGCAATTGTCATTGGAGTATGAGGATGAGGGTTACAGCTACATGCGTCAATTACTAGGTGAAAAAGAAGCATTATCGTATGCCCAAGTTGGCTCTACTCTACTATCCGTTCATACGTTGAATTCAAAAGGCGATGACATCGTAGATCAATGGTATATGAATGCGGATGGTCAATTGTTTGCAAATGAAGAGAATATGGAGAGCTGGATGCAGGAGTCAGCCAAGTATTATAAAAAACGTAATAATTGGTATACTGCGGGTGGTGCATTCAATAAAATGGCGACAACGACAGAACCAATGCCTGATAATGGGCAAGGCTATGGAAGAAACTTGCTTCTATTAAAAGAAGATCGAGCGCTGGTATTATATAATGAGCAAGAAGATCGTTATTTTGAGAACTTAATTTACAACTCCTTTGTTAATTTGAAGAATTTCAAAGGCGACAAAGAGTACTGGGAAACAGAAGTCACAAGCACCTATTTGAAAGATCTATACGACATTACTGCTCCATTCATTGATACACGTTTTAATGAGCAAATTGCGTTGTTCTACTATAATAGTGGTGCCGATTTTGGAATCAAAAATGCGAAAGAACCGCTACGTAATTATGCGGACTTACTTGTTTCGCAAAAAAGTAAAGGAAATGTTATCCCTGTGAATGACAAATCCTATTACATTTCAGATTACTTCCCAATTGCACAGGAAGTGACGACGCATGCTTCTATGAATCACGTGTTGGGCGGTATGAACATTTTACTCATGGCCTACAATGAGTTCCATGATCAGAAATATTTAGATGCTGCTAGAGCTGTTCAAACAGCGATTGTAGCGGAAAAAGATGATTGGCTTCGTGATAGCGGCGATATTTGGTACCGTATTTCTCCACTGGGTGATTATAAAGGCGATGATTACAAGCATCTGACTTTAGAGGATTTATTAAATTCGTACAAACTTTGGAAAGATATTGATCCGACGTATTTGCCTTTGCTAGAAGAAATGATCGCTTCAAAAGCATCATTTTTATCGAATGAAAAGCTTGGCTACACAACCAAAATAAAGAATGGTTTACGTGATATCGACTTATTGAAGTATCTTCCAGAGGGTGAAGAACGAACGGACGCATTATAAAAAAACACTAATTAAATAGATACTGCTAGGGGAGCCGTTTAGGCTGAGACGCATCATACATGTAAACCCTTCGAACCTGATCTAGTTCATACTAGCGTAGGGAAGCAGCTGAAATCCTACAATCACTGTCTTTATATATGTAGAAAACAGCCGCTTTCCAATTATGGAAGGCGGCTGTTTTCTATTCCATTACAGTTTCACTGAAGTAAAATATAGATAAAGAATGGATGGGTGAAATGGAAAAGAGAATCAGTAGCTTGGTTGATGAACGTCAAGAGGAGTTGTTGCGATTGCTTGGAGATCTGGTCCGATTTCCAACTGTCAGTCCGCCTGCAAGAAATACAGCTGGCGTGCAGAAGTATATTCAAGACTTTTTAGAACAAGAGAAGTTCGAAACGGCTAGTTGGGATGTGTTTTCTGGCGATCCAAATGTTATAGGCATTAAAAAAGGAACAGATGGCACTCTGCATAATAGCTTAATCATTAATGGTCATATAGACGTTGCGGAAGTGGGGGATGAAACAGAGTGGACTGTGCCTGTCTTTGATCTGACGACGAAAGATGGCTTTGCATATGGACGGGGAACTTCTGATATGAAAGGTGCAGTGGCGGCGACTTTAATGGCCGTTAAATTAGTAAGGGAATTGGGTGTTGAACTTAAAGGCGATTTGCAAATCCAGACGGTCATTGGGGAGGAAGCAGGAGAAGCTGGAACACTTTCGTGTATGGAAAAAGGCTATACGGCAGACTTCGCGCTTGTAGTAGATGGCAGTGATCGTCAAATTCATGGTCAGGGTGGTGTAATAACCGGCTGGATAACAATCAAAAGTAAGGAAGTTTTCCATGATGCGATGAGGATGAGTATGCTCCATGCAGGTGGTAACGTCAAGGGGGCCAGTGCGATCGAGAAGATGATGAAAGTGATTGCTGGACTGCAAGACTTGGAACGTCACTGGGCCGTGACAAAACAGTATCCGGGGTTTGCACCGGGTATGAATACTATCAACCCGGCAGTTATAGAAGGTGGAAGACATGCGGCTTTTGTTGCGGATGAATGCCGACTTTGGATCACTGTTCACTTTTATCCGAATGAAACGTATCAATCTGTGGTGAATGAAATTGAAGATCACCTTAACCATGTAGCCAAAGCGGATCCATGGCTGCGAGAAAATCCGATTCAATATCGCTGGGGCGGAAAATCGATGATTGAAGAGCGAGGAGAAATATTCCCGGCGCTGGAAATGAACGCGGATCATGCAGCTGTTCAACTGCTTGCAGATTGTCATGAGCAAACCGAAAAAAGTCCTGTAGTCATCGGTATGTCGAGAACAGTAACAGACGCGGGATGGTTAGGTGAGGCAGGAATTCCAACAGTTATCTATGGACCCGGGAAGTTGGAAGAAGCTCATTCTGTCGATGAAAAGATAAGCATCGATGAGTTACTAACTTTTACCAAGACGCTTATGCTCTTTATAATTGAATGGTGTAATATGAAAAAATAAGAGAAACGCTAAAACGTCTTCCATCGGTTCTATCTGCTGGAAGACGTTTTTATAGAAGAGTCTGTGTAGTGTTCGTTGAGTAATAGTGCTTGAACACTTTCCGTTTTAGTTACTAATGAGACTTTCCAATTTAAAACTTCTCTTTATTCAAACGCGTCAATCCGTTTTTCACTCATTAAATCACTAACGGTACCTAGTTGGTATCCTTTGTCTTTCATGCCATCTATCATCGATTTTAATCCCTCAGACGTGGGTTTTGTAGGATGCATAAGAACCATTGAGCCATTTCCCACACCTGTCAAAACGCGATTTACCATTTCCGTTGTCGCTGGCTTTTTCCAGTCAACCGTGTCGACCGTCCAAAGAATGGTTTTCATACCGAGTTCATTAGCAACAAGAATTGTTTCCTGATTAAAGCTTCCGCTCGGTGGGGCAAACCACTTCGGCTTCATGCCAAGTGTTTCTTCAATGACATCATTCGTTTTTGTCAATTCAACGATTGTCTCCTCCCTAGAACGCTGTTTAAGATCAGGATGACTGTAGGCATGGTTTCCAATTTCATGCCCCTCCAAGTTAATCATGGAAGTTAAATCAGGGTTCTTTTTAACCCAACTGCCGTCAAAAAAGAATGTAGCCTTGACGTTAGAATCATTCAAAGTTGCCAGGATGTCTGGGATGTATTCGTCGCCCCACGCAACATTGATTAATAACGCGACCATAGGTTTTTCTGGATTACCTTTATAAATAGGAGATGGGGGCAGATTTTCCAAATGAACTTGTGGTGAAACCTCTTTATAAACAAGTTTTTTCACATCAAAATCATTGCCAGCCAACATACTTTGATAACTTGCTTTGCTATCAATTACTAATCCGTTATAGCCTGGAATAGCTTTCCATATCTTATCAACAGTCGCATCAATTGGTTTTATATCATTCGCCAATGCATAGGATTGAATTTTGCTGAGTAAGTCTTCATTTTCAACAGTTGTCGGAATTGCCATTGTCGTTATAAGATCTGAT of the Sporosarcina sp. FSL K6-1508 genome contains:
- a CDS encoding DUF485 domain-containing protein translates to MSKSSKKGQVKMELDYEKIINTPEFKSLIKRKRNFSTPYIIFFFVAFFTLPILTGYTTILENRAIGWMTWTWVYSLLMFVMVWLLTSIYMNKAKSFDKDVEEILKKNVFK
- a CDS encoding S-layer homology domain-containing protein translates to MKKIRTLFFALALTVALPMSATIVLAANEAEGQAVKSEDITTVVKFTDIPNSHWAKNEVMQLVEMGIMKGYGDMQFRPDVAITVGEAAQSFTKVGYESLIKDVASNSLGMDEPLTRQQMESALIRAFNLQGSELIDWPSLTSLDKGSVGIVPKYGTMPGTENGLFNPETTVDRATFAVVLHQGLVENGNIETIKKYALTNLKLSPNFIRIPSTVHLMKVSFDEHPIYLRSAEDILFTNHTRIDNTFSRDNIYTYNVGEQGAIIELTVRSFDNGDYFLFSKINNPTESAVTVDVIQKENEVASFELNRYDRYKIKRNEEDVFGSDTTSYPTGLLRFVKQDGSVKERMVGQSYLSKQLSLEYEDEGYSYMRQLLGEKEALSYAQVGSTLLSVHTLNSKGDDIVDQWYMNADGQLFANEENMESWMQESAKYYKKRNNWYTAGGAFNKMATTTEPMPDNGQGYGRNLLLLKEDRALVLYNEQEDRYFENLIYNSFVNLKNFKGDKEYWETEVTSTYLKDLYDITAPFIDTRFNEQIALFYYNSGADFGIKNAKEPLRNYADLLVSQKSKGNVIPVNDKSYYISDYFPIAQEVTTHASMNHVLGGMNILLMAYNEFHDQKYLDAARAVQTAIVAEKDDWLRDSGDIWYRISPLGDYKGDDYKHLTLEDLLNSYKLWKDIDPTYLPLLEEMIASKASFLSNEKLGYTTKIKNGLRDIDLLKYLPEGEERTDAL
- a CDS encoding alpha/beta fold hydrolase gives rise to the protein MILHTTIVGNGGPIVFLHTGLQTGSTDFEYQREHFKENYKVIMPDLRGHGKSKVDQIDILHFFENSVVDLVDTLNHLEVKKAHIVGASLGALVGLVFIKRYPDRVKSLTLSGVTSEKPSNWAELQRVDASMQMAILENEDAVNYFNGIHLSDWQSFIRTSQEHDWYPFEETSEVSSIQCPALIIVGEDKKHEVIGALKYQAMNELFHVAIVPFASHLVHSEQPEIYTAILDKFLDSIANRDR
- a CDS encoding acetylornithine deacetylase, encoding MEKRISSLVDERQEELLRLLGDLVRFPTVSPPARNTAGVQKYIQDFLEQEKFETASWDVFSGDPNVIGIKKGTDGTLHNSLIINGHIDVAEVGDETEWTVPVFDLTTKDGFAYGRGTSDMKGAVAATLMAVKLVRELGVELKGDLQIQTVIGEEAGEAGTLSCMEKGYTADFALVVDGSDRQIHGQGGVITGWITIKSKEVFHDAMRMSMLHAGGNVKGASAIEKMMKVIAGLQDLERHWAVTKQYPGFAPGMNTINPAVIEGGRHAAFVADECRLWITVHFYPNETYQSVVNEIEDHLNHVAKADPWLRENPIQYRWGGKSMIEERGEIFPALEMNADHAAVQLLADCHEQTEKSPVVIGMSRTVTDAGWLGEAGIPTVIYGPGKLEEAHSVDEKISIDELLTFTKTLMLFIIEWCNMKK
- a CDS encoding solute symporter family protein, translated to MDNIISILIFVAVIALTLGITYWAAKQTATASDFYTAGGSLTGWQNGMAIAGDYLSAASFLGIAGAIALSGFDGFYYSIGFLVAYLVVLFLIAEPLRNLGKFTMADMIGSRFGAKKVRGAAALNTITIVLFYMLAQLVGAGALIKLLLGIDYWVAVLIVGVMMTIYVLFGGMTATSWVQIVKAILLMVGTIIISFLVLLKFNFNFIGMFDAMRTATPHGDAFLHSGIIYKDPIGLISVLIALVLGTAGLPHILMRFFTVKDAKTARSSVIYAVWIIGIFYVLTIFLGFGAAKFVGVDAIIAENAAGNMAAPMLAGVLGGSALESFVAAVAFATILAVVAGLVLSGASAIAHDIYGEIIKKGKVTEKQQVNAARYAAIAVAVVSIILALGAEKLNVAFLVSLAFCIAASANVPTILFTIYWKKFNTTGAVASMLTGLIVALVLVALSPSVINPIEGAAFFVGQPIFPYANPAIISVPAGFLAAIIGTLVSSKKHEADEVSYAEVRFKAETGYRELER
- a CDS encoding polysaccharide deacetylase family protein — its product is MKNTFLILFVLLSGSVLFFLGNSKSLPIPSDLITTMAIPTTVENEDLLSKIQSYALANDIKPIDATVDKIWKAIPGYNGLVIDSKASYQSMLAGNDFDVKKLVYKEVSPQVHLENLPPSPIYKGNPEKPMVALLINVAWGDEYIPDILATLNDSNVKATFFFDGSWVKKNPDLTSMINLEGHEIGNHAYSHPDLKQRSREETIVELTKTNDVIEETLGMKPKWFAPPSGSFNQETILVANELGMKTILWTVDTVDWKKPATTEMVNRVLTGVGNGSMVLMHPTKPTSEGLKSMIDGMKDKGYQLGTVSDLMSEKRIDAFE